A genome region from Apus apus isolate bApuApu2 chromosome 2, bApuApu2.pri.cur, whole genome shotgun sequence includes the following:
- the FAM110B gene encoding protein FAM110B, with amino-acid sequence MPTETLPTGSMVKPVSPAVTFTSAVPLRILNKGPDYFRRQAEPNPKRLSAVERLEADKAKYVKSQEVINAKQEPVKPAVLAKPPVCPAAKRALGSPTLKVFSNNAKTESGVQRENLKLEILKNIINSSEGSSSGSGYKHGPRNWPPHRADSTELNRHSFAESLKVYPTQGRSSPQESSSNVSRRLLDQSAETFLHVSHSSSDIRKVTSAKPLKAIPCSSSAPPLPPKPKIAAIATLKSPEIEAVESGCGVSRRPSLQRSKSDLSDRYFRVDADVERFFNYCGLDPEELENLGMENFARANSDIISLNFRSASMISSDCEQSQDSNSDLRNDDSANDRVPYGISAIERNARIIKWLYSIKQARESQKVSHV; translated from the coding sequence ATGCCTACAGAAACACTACCGACAGGTAGCATGGTGAAGCCGGTCAGCCCTGCCGTCACTTTCACGTCCGCCGTTCCTCTCCGCATCCTGAACAAAGGACCCGACTATTTTCGCAGGCAGGCGGAGCCTAATCCAAAAAGACTGAGTGCGGTGGAGAGGCTAGAAGCCGACAAGGCAAAATATGTCAAGAGCCAGGAGGTCATCAATGCCAAGCAGGAGCCTGTGAAGCCAGCGGTGCTGGCAAAGCCGCCCGTCTGTCCTGCGGCCAAGAGAGCGCTCGGGAGCCCCACCTTGAAAGTCTTCAGCAACAATGCAAAGACAGAGAGCGGTGTCCAGAGAGAAAACCTGAAACTTGAGATTTTGAAGAACATCATCAACAGCTCCGAAGGCTCCAGCTCAGGTTCAGGGTATAAGCACGGTCCTCGAAACTGGCCACCCCACAGAGCTGATTCAACAGAGTTGAACCGACACTCATTTGCTGAATCTTTGAAGGTTTACCCCACGCAGGGCCGCAGCAGcccacaggagagcagctccaaTGTCAGCAGAAGGCTCCTAGATCAGTCAGCAGAGACTTTCTTGCACGTCTCTCACAGCTCCTCAGACATTAGGAAAGTAACTAGTGCAAAGCCCTTAAAAGCAATACCCTGCAGTAGTTCAGCCCCACCCCTGCCTCCAAAGCCCAAAATCGCTGCCATCGCCACCCTGAAATCCCCAGAGATTGAGGCAGTTGAGTCTGGATGTGGAGTTAGTAGAAGACCCTCCCTACAGCGATCAAAATCAGACTTAAGCGACAGATATTTTCGTGTCGATGCAGATGTTGAGCGGTTCTTTAACTACTGCGGACTGGATCCTGAAGAGCTTGAAAACCTCGGGATGGAAAACTTTGCAAGGGCTAACTCTGATATTATATCCCTCAACTTTCGCAGTGCAAGCATGATTAGCTCAGACTGTGAACAGTCTCAGGACAGCAACAGTGACCTTAGAAATGATGACAGTGCCAATGACCGTGTGCCATATGGCATTTCTGCCATTGAAAGGAATGCCAGAATCATCAAGTGGTTATATAGCATCAAGCAAGCTAGAGAGTCACAGAAAGTATCCCATGTGTGA